In one window of Schistosoma haematobium chromosome 5, whole genome shotgun sequence DNA:
- a CDS encoding hypothetical protein (EggNog:ENOG410VAJ1~COG:S~BUSCO:EOG091G0P5H), with protein sequence MLSQKKPHKEGTKSEKLIHEENVRTLKFYRYLFLSCYIVYFVITLTFFWSTYTKRYIALSLGCFGACLAAYKFMSYMASPSYAVNERGTRQLVDAGLDLNIGSGGLGEQAKDAIIMCSLVTILSLIHQYFWFLLLIIPIRLFYVLWVNILAPWIFDPNQETQVNEKKQKKMERKMRRVGHLMHGTDRAVGRAN encoded by the exons ATGCTCAGCCAGAAAAAGCCCCATAAAGAAGGAACTAAGAGTGAAAAGCTCATCCATGAAGAAAATGTACGGACACTAAAGTTCTACCGTTATTTGTTTCTGTCCTGTTAT ATAGTTTATTTCGTTATCACTTTAACATTTTTCTGGTCAACCTATACGAAACGTTACATAGCGTTATCACTAGGCTGCTTCGGTGCTTGTTTAGCTGCTTATAAATTTATGTCCTACATGGCCTCACCATCTTACGCTGTCAACGAAAGAGGAACTCGTCAATTGGTGGATGCTGGCCTAGATTTAAATATAGGATCCGGTGGACTTGGAGA acAAGCTAAAGATGCAATAATCATGTGCAGTTTAGTCACTATATTAAGCTTAATTCATCAATATTTCTGGTTCCTCTTATTAATT ATTCCTATTCGGTTATTCTACGTGCTTTGGGTAAATATCTTGGCACCGTGGATATTTGATCCAAACCAAGAAACTCaggtaaatgaaaaaaaacaaaagaaaatggaACGAAAAATGAGACGAGTTGGTCATCTGATGCATGGTACAGACAGAGCTGTCGGCCGAGCTAATTAG